gcataatatccggtataGAAGCACAGAAATACAAAAGTGAACCTATCATAGGCATGTATAACTTTTGATCTACATATATACCTCTTGTGTTGAGGTCAATATGCTCATTGGttctcatgggtgtcttgatgggtttggcatccttcatccctaaCTTATTCAAAATATCTTGACTGTACttcatttggctgatgaaggtgtcgtccactACAGGAAagcacttaattcccgtcggccagaaacCGGCGGGAATAAGCACTaagccgacgggaataagtaattctcgtcggtttagggcttattcccgtcggttgtcagccgacaggcgtcccttgtcggggataagtttatccccgtcggcggctgacgggaataattaattcccgtcggctagttagtggccgacgggaattgagCCTAACTCCCGTCGGTTTTGCTGGCCGACGGGCGTCAtttattaattcccgtcggttccccaggctgacgggagttattaattaatttccGTCGGCCCTAACTGGGCCGACATGCGTTATCAATTAATTCCCATCGGCCctacgtggccgacgggaattaactgggccgacgtgcgttattagttaattcccgtcggttcgaccatagccgacgagaattaactgggccgacgagaattaccctatactgctacaaaaacagcactaaattaggtcactatttctgcacacataacatatatcacacataacataaatcacagataacaaccacattacaaacacatgcatttagagatacgacatccacaaacatatgcatttagacataaacacatgcatttataattaaaacatccaccaacgagtacgacatagtattgaaacataacatccagcaacgagtacgacatagtattgaaacataacatccatcaatgagtacgacatttcaaacataagttcaagtgtttagagataaccaccacttgggtggttagagctttgaccgctgccgccaccaccaccaggaggagggaacgcgaagagcgagtcaacaaatccagtccctactgctggatcagacccactaccacccgcttcaggcgtaacctatgcaagttagcaaatatcaacacgttaaatgcagatatcaaaaaagtatacaagtatataaattaatcgagagttatcaaacgtaccctatctccaggtgcaggtatatgtgtcggaggggtgttgaactgtggtggtggaactggtgtgtttgcaaattggctccattgtggtggcggtggaaaatttgttgtcatgccctgttgctgcattaactgttaaacacatatgtgttactactgaagatgttgtattgaaatataataatttagagttcggattatgtgtactcacttgatacatcgcttggttgtgtgcattgcaagcctccataaattcgcgttgttgtctcatctcttcacgcatcctcataatctccaactcctgctcgttcggtcgacgagagcatgagctacgggaagatgaacccgtcctctgagatctcaccgacgacgagtcaatgaaagagtgtgtatctataagtgattcaaaaatgtgattactgcataatcaatttagtgtcaaccatataatttcataagttagagcttaccgtccatgcgctttgccaccaccacttgcgtacaccaccgagggatccaccggttcatggcgccagtcgaagtcagggccatggcgacgaaccatctcctcctcatatgccgcctatacatcattcacaaccttacaaatgcaggaatttatatactttgaacgtttgaacttttgagccaaaactcaccaagcgatccgtggctgtctggctgcagagctggtcagggttgttcgggtctggtcctttgtggccctcctggtagacctcaatgtcactaggcttttggccactcgtagcttcctgtataaacaaaaaacattcataagaaatcgtactatttgctgatcgacatagctagatcaaacttaccattcttttagctttttgtATCATGttgtcaccgccaaacttgtggttaggattggttcctcgacattgtctgtgatgcgctgacgctttctggaagccttcggaagcccaatatcgacaccaagcataatacgcatcaggcacgggcgccatccatggaaccatcacatgcccacacaatgttacatattatatcaatcacaacaatcaatataaagggtaaaacaaattgaatactaatctcacgatattgatcctcagtcaaatatatctttgaggactcttcctttttattcaaggggcctgcttcttccggatgctcgttcagcatcttcaccgtcatcaacttctacttctgctgctcgtttagcatcttcaccgtggagataccagaccttatagcctggcacgaaaccatgcgagcacaggtgtagtgtgacctgcctcttggtgtggctcatcatatttctacatttattgcatggacacctaatattatctatttatgACAAAGCAgatgcatggtccagaaacatctgcgtcttggcaaaccattcacttgtttgacacccacccttcttgaaaccttcatacatccaatcacgtctatcacccattattgtggctgtgtgtacgagtaaagagtgtgtgaGACAATATCACGTTTCTAAACGTAAcatatacatctataggtaagtagtaaaactatatatatacataaataactatatatatacataaaaaatatatatacataaatatatagttatatacataaataacattaaatttatcaatagcgaaaccttcatacaacctaatatgataagttaaatctattcaataaataacatcaaattcaacaattTAATAGCATAAGTTAAATATATTATAATAACAGAATTAATACTTATACCTAACATCAAGGCACACAtatgatattaaactaactctaatcacatgttatattaaactaactctaattacactctaatcacaccctaaactaaatctaatcacatgaaagttaactcccgtcggccataaaaaaccgacgaaaataaacatttATACACACATTTAACAATAACACTCGCATTTACATTAAATAATTCAAAAAATAATATACCTTAACGgtccggggcggcggcggcgttggtggcggcggcggcgggcgacgCTCCGGGGGCGGGCGGCGGACAGCGCTCCAGggccggcggcgcggcgggcgGCGGTCGTTGCTCCAGGAGCGAGCGACGCTCTGGGGGCGGGCGGCGGGCAGCGGGCGGCGCtacgggggcggggggcggcgcggtGGACAGCGCTCcggggcggtggcggtggcgagcGGCGCTCCCGAGGCGGTGGCGGGCGACGGGCGCGCTCCTAGGCCGCGAGGCGGGTGTGGGCGGCGGGCGGCGTCGGGGGCGGGCGTTTCTCCGGCGGCGGCGGTGTACGTGGCTTGGAAAGCGAGAGGGGGAGAGGAAATGAGCCGCGCGGGATGACCGCCGGCCCATAAagcattaattcccgtcggctggcgtcagggccgacgggagttaactaattcccgtcggctggcgGCTGGACCGACGGGAGTTAAAATAAAGCCCGTCGGCTGGCGGCTTGGCCGACGAGAGTTATCCAAATCCCGTCGGCTAGAATCagggccgacgagaattaacgTAAGGCCCGTCGGCTGCTTttgagccgacgggagttatctaattcccgtcggcccgagcaaaggccgacgggaattaaaatggccgacgggAATGTTCATGATTCTTGTAGTGGTCTTAGAGTCGCCTGATTTGGAAGccgagaaaatacttcaactcccccatcatggacatctcaaatttcctaaccatgatcctactaaactctttcaCAAGATGGTttcttagtagatccaaatataatatcatcaacatatatttggcacacaaacaaatcattgtcaatagTTTTGGTAAAAAGAGTAGGAccagcttttccaactttgaaggtgTTTGAAATAAGAAATTCTCATAggcatttataccatgctcttggtgcttaCTCAAGCCCGTAGAGCGCCTTTTTGAGCTTATACACATGAGAGGGATACTTATCatattcaaagccaggaggttgctcaacatatacttcttctttgattggcccgttgaggaatgcATTTTCATGTCCATTCCAAATAACTTGAAATCATGGTAAgttgctaataatatacgaattggctcaagcctagctacgcgtGCAaatgtttcatcaaaatccaaaccttcgaattGTGAGTACCCCTTGGCCATAAGTAgggctttattccttgtcaccattCCATGTGATTTTGTATATAATTGAAGCCATTTCAAGTGATTTTGTATGTAATTTTACCAACAATAGTATGTCATTTATAAGCGCAACTCATAATTATTATGCCCATGACAATAATGATGTGATTGCTTGAAATAGGGGTTGCAAGTAAGTCACGAATAAGTGGCAAGAATAATGATCCAACATGTAGTTTGTCATTTAAAGTTGCTTGAAAGAGGAGTTGCAAGACTAAGAAGTGCTCATCTTCACCGGCTGATACATTTGTCGCTTCACATGCATGTTCATGGAAAGAATAAGAAGTAGATGAAATTGTGCAACTATAACAAAACAAATGTAGCGTGCAAACATGACTTGATAATACACCAGTCCAATCAAATAGAAGATCAACATCATCCTATTAGTTTGTTAGCTTAACATGAAGCAAATCATCCATGATGTCTTCAGCATAAGGAACAATAATGTGTTCATATAATGTAGTACTAAAATCCAGCCTGAGACTTAGGTGGGAGATCGCCCATTAGCATTAAAGACAAAAAAAGTCAATAACAAAGGGTAGCACAAAACTTACCACTCAGTGAGCTATGTCTACATTAGTGCTAAAATTACTCAGAAAATGAAGCAATTGCTTATCAAAGGAGTGCGGGGAATCACAAAGGATAGTACCTACGAACCATTTGAAGACACTAACGACGCGAGTGAATCTTCCCAATAGAGAAGTTGATGTGAGCAAGCATCAAACAACCCCAAGTGCAAGCGCCCAACTAGAAGCTACACAAGTTGACGTTGTGACCAAATCTAGGGATGTAAATGAGATCCGATCCGTATATAATTTATATATGTATCCATATGCTCCAAGTTGGATATTTAAGATGTTGATATCCATTTAAATTTTATTCGATCCAACTCAATAATATCTATATCTGCATCGAAGAgaaaatataaaaataaatatagAATGAGTAATATTTGTTTAAATTTGATATGATTATATCCTTAACCAAATCCATCATAGGCACCCCTTAGTGTAAGGGCCCCTTTGGTTCATGTGCGACTTTGAGGTGTTCTGCGCGCGTCTCAACTAAGCGGTCTCTCATAGCCTCGCTCGAGAAAAAGTTGTGAGAGGAGCACGGAGAAGGCGAGGGAGCTGAAAATATAGCTTCGATCGACCCCTGTTCGTGTGGGTTCATTGGATGTGTCCGTGTGGGTTCAGTGGATGTAGAGACGGGATAAGGTAGAGAGAATAAAAAGAAATAATAAAAAAATTAAGAGAAAAAAGAGTACAATAGATATTTGACTCTTTTTAAGAGCCAGATAAAATTATTTTATCAAACATTTTTTAAAACAATATTAACCCAATTAGATAACCTGCTCCACCATATAACTTGAGCTATTTTTGCTCTATTACACGTCCCCTAATACTAACCCCAAAAGAGACATGCAAAAGCAGCACGCAAAATTGGGTGGGCATGATAAAAAGGCTATGGTTCCAACTCAGGCATGCATATGTACATGCATTAGGTAAAAAAGACGTCATATTTAATGCTTCTAACATGTGACAATAGCTCCTGCAGATAACCATGTGTGATATGAATTAAAGAGAGAGAATGCACATTTTTAGCTTTTCTCGGCCAGTGCATGTAAAATACACCACTTTTATGCATATCCTGTTGGAAGGTTGTTTCACGAAAACAGTTGCCATGAGTGACGCAGACCAACCCTAGGGTTGTAGATGCCCAACGCTTAGGTGCTTAATAACGTCTTCCATCAAAATATCCATGGTTTTAATTTTCAACAGAAAAAGGCATGGGTTTGCATTATTCTCGGTTTACCATTCGCACTATGGATTTTGTGATTACTCAGGCTATATTTTGATCTACTAAAATTAACATCGCTAACTAGTGTACGGTACTAGCAACTAGCAGTAGCATTCTACTTGCTGCAAGGTAATAATGATTAGCAAACCTAATAATGATTAGCTATTATTTCCATAGTGTCATCATTATTTTCTTCCTCACGGAATAAGGGCATCCTCATTTAATATGGTATCTTTTTTAGATGTGTTAAATGAAAAAAATATACGAGACGGATACTTCGTCTCTCTTCACGACTCTATATATACATTGTCTCTTAACTGCACGACTCTATATATACATTGTCTCTTAACTGCATGTATAAtccagagtaccaagtttgtaatACTATACAGTCTTTTAACTGTTTCTTATACTTAGAAAATCGAAACAGGATCTTAATCGAAACCGGATCTTAGGATCGTATATGCCCTAACTGCCCAGCTGGATGACCTTGCTAACTTTGGTTTTACGGGAATTCGGTCCATCGCGTTGGTGATGAAAGTTTGGTTGCAAACATTTGCACAAACTAAAATTTTAGCTTTCATGCTAGCATGATATGCCAACCTCTCTCGTTTAGCTTGATAAATCAATAGTAAATATCTTTGTCCAACTATTGGTAACTTTTACCTGCAAAATCTTTGGCATGACAATTTTAGTAGCCAACAAAGGAGCTAGGCTCTGTGTTTCAAGAACTAAGATTTTCCTACATCGTACCAGCTCCGTTCCCTTGCAGCTAAGCTTATGTTCCTGCGTTCCTCACTTCTTCCCTGCTTTTTTGTTCTATATTACAGTCATAATCTCATGGTCATTGCAAACGGTTCATTCATAAATCATAGTGACGCTTGATTGATTTCGGAACAATCCGGTTGTTTATTCCTTGACTTCGCACATCCGCAGCAAGAACGAGCTCACTCTCAAGACAGTAAAGTAAATCAATTAATCAAGCACAAATAATACGCTGCTTCAATCGAATCTTTTGGCGCAGCAGCTGCACCTCGGATCGGAATGCCAATCAGACGTTGGCGCCGACGGCATGCGCAAAGCACGAAGCAAATGCATCCATGGCGTCCGGCGGCAACACCACCCCGAGCTCGATGCCTCCGTCTCCCTCCGGGCTGTCTGCCAGCGCTACCGTCCCGGGCGTCTTCTCCACCGACACCATCTCCACCCTCGCCGGCCGGCCCCACCCGAAGTCCGTGGTTTCGTACACGCCGTGCCTGGGGGACCCGCCCACGGACATGGGCCGCTCGGGAAGCACCGACAGCACCCTGCCCAACCACCCCTCCGCGCCTTCCAGCACGCCCTGCTCCATCTCCTGGATCGCGCTCCCGATCGCCGACGCCGCCGCAGCCACCCCGTCCTCAGTTTCCCCAGAGAGAAGGTCCGCCGTGGCGGCTTCCACGAAGCAGGGGCGCAGGCAGTTGCCGAAGTATTCGGCCGGCAGCGGTGGCGTCAGCCTGGACCGGCACTCGGCGGAGAAGAGCATGTGGCTGCGCCGGGCGCCCGCGACGCCAACGGAACCGCACTTGAGGAGGCACACCCACGCCAAGGCCGACGCCGCCACGAAAGACGATGCCTTTGCTGCCGCGCCCTCCTTGATCCGGTCGATCTGCTCGCGCCCCAGCAGGAACGACGCCATCACCATCGGCGTCTTCTCCTcctgctgcggcggcggcggagaaGGAGGAGGGGCGAGGCGCGCCATCCCGGCGAGCGTCTTCCCGCGCAGGTCGTCGGGGTCGGCGACGACGGAGCGGTCCAGCACCGGCCGTGGCGGTAGCACGGCGTCCTCGGATCCGTCGTCGTTCTCGAGTCCTAGGCGGCAGGTAGCGGCCCAGGTGCGGACGAAATGCATGGTGGAGGCATCGTCGCAGGCAGCGTGGTGGACGGAGACGCCGAGGCagaggccacggcctcggaagacagtggCCTGCACGGCGGCGAGCGCGAACGCTCCGTCTTCCCCCGGCGGCGGCAACTGCGGAACGAGGGGGCGGATCCTGTCCAGGTCCCTGCGTGACCTGGCTACGAGGCTGTCGAAATCGTCGGGGCTGTTCGACTCGGCGACGACCATGGTGAGGGCATCGGTACCATGGGTGTAGGAGCAGAGGAAGGGCGCGTGGGGCCTGATGGTGCCGGCGAGTGGGTAGAAGCGGCGGAGCGCGAGGGAGAGCGAGGAGCGGAGGAGCGGGAGAGTGGAGGCCGGCTCCgggtggcggaagaagaagaggcgctcgACGGGGCCGGTGAAGAGCCAGGCAACGTCGAAGAAAGTGAGGGGGAGCGCAGGCTCTTGCTCAGAATCAGCCGGCGGCGGCGAGACGCGGATGCGGTCGAGCACGCGCACTAGCGGCGGCTGGGGAGACGGAGGCGCCATCTGATCTGATCTGGTGTTCTGCTCTCTCTATCCTCCACTGTCCGCTTTGCTCTCCTCCGGCGCGCTCCGCTGCGTTTCAGAACTTGAGAAGGCGAGTCAGCTGGCACAGGATACGGGAGAGGAACGCTGCAGCTGAAGCTGTTGTAGACTTTAGTGGTCTGCCCACTTGCTTGTGTTTAGGCATGTACCTAACCTAACCCACTAATACTAATGTCTCTAGTTTGTTTTTATCTCCCTCTTATATTATAAACTCTACTCTATAACCAATATAATTAATATAAAAATACTTTGCTCGTTTATATATCCGCTTTAAATAGTAGTAGTTGTTTGTTTCATGAAATGCAACGTAAATAGCAACGATAGTGATTCACACTCGTGGAAACAAGTTTAAATAGGTTGTTATTAGTTCATAGTGTGATATCTGATTATGGTTAGATCTAAATAAACATGATCTAATGTTATCAGTTACCTATCACGTTACAAATATATAAACCAAACGGCACATAAGATTAACAGTGTTCTGGATACGACAATCTTAATTATTTATTCCATTATTAGTTCAAGTGCGCAATAGCTTTTGCCATGGCTCTTCAGATAGTAAACAAGCGCACCTATGATGCAATCTGTGCCATGGCATGGAGTATATTAGATGACCAGAATTTTTTGGAGACAACTAGATATTCTTCTGAAACCAGGTTATTTTCCTCTTCAATTCTAGCATTCCTAGAATACTGCTTATTTTTGCCGATTAAATCTGTTTTAATTTGTCTTGTGAAAACTGTTGAAATATTATACATTttccagattaaattccgaatataaatcatgaccaaatcataaGAACTGAAGTAtaaagtcaaatcagatgatgcgtactaatCAGACATACTGATAGATGACGCGGGCCGGAATTAGCAGGGTCAACGACGTCGAAGTAGCGGGGCCGATGACGTCGAAGCAGCAGGGTTCGACGACAAGATCGTGAGCAGTCGCGtgaggacgcttcccaaaaaccttattcgccctctcccggtgtagAATCTCGAAGGCGAAGGGTTACGGAGACTCGCTCTCCCGATCGCAGATGCACGTCGGCGGTCGGGATTAAGAAAACTACGATGGCGACGCAGTTGTGAGCAGAGGCGAAAATTGGGATGAATTTGATGTCGGCTGCTAGGCGCCttatatagggccgagtccgcaaaCCGATAGCTATCCACGATCCGATCTGCACCCGAAAATCTCGCGTTCAGTTTAGATCCTTATTgcgatcggttaggattctaaacttgtcgggtaccgtaattaggggtacccccaacactcctaaacacggctggtaaccaccatcagcacaaggtgcagagactgatgggcacgattcaggtcaaggcttcgtctactcaagggacgcgatttcgcctcgcccgagcctagcctcgggcgggaacagtagtcccacacgaattcacgcctcgcccgagggcctcctcaaacaacgggcacaccctcgactcgcccgaagcccagctcaggcaggcttcgtagtgaagcaaccttggccaaatcgcctcaccaaccgaccgtatcgcagtcacattcaatgcgaggatcgcctgacaccttatcctgacacacgtgcctcagtcggcaaggtcgaagtgaccgcagtcacttcgcccttccactgaccgacctgacaggaaaacagcgccgctcgccccactccgactgccgtgccacccgccagggtgaagcTGACAATAGTCAAGtttagcctcaggcgcaacaagaatctctgcctcgcccgacccctggggctcagcctcaacctcggcctcagagggtggtctccgcctcgcccgaccccagggctcggcctcaacttcggcctcggaaggaggactccgcctcgcccgaccctagggctcgccctcaaactcggcctcggaaggtggtctccgcctcgcccgaccccagggcttggcctcaacctcggcctcggaaggtggtctccgcctcgcccaaccccagggctcagcctcaacctcgacctcgaccttgggaggaatcgcgtcctcgcccgaccccggcctcggcctcaggaggagtctccgcctcgcccgaccttgggctcggaccgaccgcgccacgggggatacatcattaccctacccctagctagctcagg
This portion of the Zea mays cultivar B73 chromosome 2, Zm-B73-REFERENCE-NAM-5.0, whole genome shotgun sequence genome encodes:
- the LOC100272672 gene encoding Malonyl-coenzyme:anthocyanin 5-O-glucoside-6'''-O-malonyltransferase; amino-acid sequence: MAPPSPQPPLVRVLDRIRVSPPPADSEQEPALPLTFFDVAWLFTGPVERLFFFRHPEPASTLPLLRSSLSLALRRFYPLAGTIRPHAPFLCSYTHGTDALTMVVAESNSPDDFDSLVARSRRDLDRIRPLVPQLPPPGEDGAFALAAVQATVFRGRGLCLGVSVHHAACDDASTMHFVRTWAATCRLGLENDDGSEDAVLPPRPVLDRSVVADPDDLRGKTLAGMARLAPPPSPPPPQQEEKTPMVMASFLLGREQIDRIKEGAAAKASSFVAASALAWVCLLKCGSVGVAGARRSHMLFSAECRSRLTPPLPAEYFGNCLRPCFVEAATADLLSGETEDGVAAAASAIGSAIQEMEQGVLEGAEGWLGRVLSVLPERPMSVGGSPRHGVYETTDFGWGRPARVEMVSVEKTPGTVALADSPEGDGGIELGVVLPPDAMDAFASCFAHAVGANV